A stretch of DNA from Manis pentadactyla isolate mManPen7 chromosome 19, mManPen7.hap1, whole genome shotgun sequence:
CCATGTTAGGAGTAAAATTGTCCAGGAAATGTGTGAAGAGCAGAACATCAAAGAACTGCacctttaaaaggaagaaaagcatgAACAGGGGAGATTAGGGGGAAGATAAATTATCTGTGTCATTTTCTTAGTTCTGCGTCTCATTGCCTTTCTGTGGGTCAGAGAGTGTCTTAGATATTTGAGGGCCCGTAAAGAGCAAGACTGCTCTACAGCCTCTCTCCTTGTCCAGAATCAGCTCTCCCAGGGTTTCATTCTTATCTAGGTCACAAACTGCAGCAAATGACTTGGATTCAGCAAATGACTTGTCCATTCCTTGTTCTGCCACAATGGGATTTGTGTTGgagtttcctttttctcctttgaatcatctataaaataaaggtGTGAGACAAGTTCATCTCTAAAGCCTTTCTCAATACCAAAACCTTAAGATAACATGATTTATCATTCTATGGAAAGCACAAAACTATGATTTTAACAACTCCTGGGGAAGTTCTTATGAGTTATGAGCATGGTGAGGTGGCCGGGACAGGGGATGACTTTAGCCAAGATCCAGTTCCGTAACAGGCCACCTAACCATTTTTTCCCATGGAGAGTGGAAGTGAATCCTGCTGGTATTGCCTTCTTAAAATCGTTTTGCTCATTGCCATCCCCCGAGCAATCACCGTCCCCTGGGTAAGATGAGTGCTCGGGCTCACACGCAGCCTTGAGCAACCAGGGCTTCCCTAAGGGTTCTCCCGGGCCACATTTTCTAGTCTGTCCCATGCAAACCACTGTAGGGGGGACTACCAGCATCTCCACCTCAgactccttttctctttcttcctcagaAGCTACCCCCAAATCCGTGATTTCTCTCCGTCCTCCATGGACTGTGGTCTTCAAGGGAGAGAAAGTGACTCTGACTTGCAATGGATTTCACTTACGCACATCACAGAAAACAACATGGCACAGAGAGCACCATGGGAGAAAAGAATTACATGAAACCCTAGGAAACACACTCGAGGTTCAAGAACCTGGAGAATACAGATGCCAAGTCCAGGGCTCACTCCTAAGTAGCCGCGTGGCCTTGCTCTTTTCTCAAGGTGAGAAAAaggtgaaagaaatttaaaatactttagaaATCATACAGTTATCGAGAACCTACACTCTATTTATTGAATCAAAATCTATAGAGCTGGGATTCaggcatttgtattttttatgagTTCCTCAGGTAAAAGGAAACTTGAGAAATGATTTATGTGAATGTTTTCTGAATCTATGAATCTTTTAAGCTGATAAAATCTACTTGGAATAACAATGAAAAGAAGGGCGCATTAAGGGGATCAAACAAGTTGCTGAGTGTGTGTCTCCCGCAGCCCTCCTGATCCTGGGGGCTCCGTTTGCTGTGTTTGAAGGGGACCCTGTAGTTCTGCAATGCCGAGTGAAGAGAGAGGCAGCACTGGAAACTTTACATCTGCACAAGAATGGTAAACCAATGTATACCTCTGGAAAGATCCCGGACGTGTACATTCCACACGCAAGTCTGAAGGACAATGGTGCATATCACTGTACCGGAGTTAAAAAAGATGATAGCCCTGTTTCTTCAAACACAGTCAAAATCCAAGTGCAAGGTAAAGCCTACATTATTTGTGAAGTGAGTTAATCCAAAGGAAGGTCCCCAAGATGGTAGAGGAAGGAAAAGGTGGATTGGAATGCCATTGAACCTCAGGGAGCGTTCCTGCAAGGCTCAGAGAAAGTACAACTGTGCTTTGGGCTGCAGGATGTTAGAAATCAAAACTAGCGtccctttctctgcctgcttGTGTATGCTCCACTTGCTGATGCTGAGGATAAACTGTGTTTTTCTCCCGAGCAGGTCCAAGCCTTAATGCTCTGGGGATTGTTTTCATCTTTCTCTCTAGAGCTGTTTCCCCAGCCTGTGCTGAAAGCCAGCCCCTCCTGGCCCACCGAAGGAGGTCCTCTGACCCTGACCTGTCAGACCCAGCTTGCTCCACAGAGGTCAGATGTCCAGCTCTGGTTCCGCTTCTTCAGAGATGGCCAGACCCTGGGGTCAAGGTGGAGCAACTCCCCAGAATTCCAGATCACTGCCGTGTGGAGCAGAGACTCTAGGTCTTATTGGTGCCAGGCAAAGAGAGTGACTTCTAGAGCCGGGAAAACGAGCCAGGAACTCCAGATAAATGTGAAGAGTAAGTGTCGGTGGGTTCTAAGATTTGCTGGGACTGGGGCTAGAAAGAACCAGGCAAAGCTGCAGATCAGGAATTGATTCTTCTGTCAACCAACCAAAGTCCAGCCACTCCTAGTTCTGGTCCTCTTACTGCTACCCCACAAATTTGCCCTTTTACCTGCTTCCTGCCTTTTCCTCGAGTCATCTGTGCTAGTCAGCTCAGGCCGCCCTAACGAACTACCACCTATtgggtggcttgaacaacagaaatttattttctcacagtcttgGAGGATGGAAGTGAAAGATCAAAGTGCCAGTAGGACTGGTGTCTGGTGACGGCTCTCCTCCGGGCTCTCAGTGGAGACCTTCTCACTGCGTGCTCACATGGTCTTGCCTCTGTGATTTTAGAAAGAAAGATCTCTGGGGTCTATTCCTCTTCTTCCAAGACACCAGTCTTATCAGATTATGTTCTCATCCTATAacttcatttaatcttaattGTCTCCTTAAAGATCTTATCTCCAAAAACAATCATGTTGGgggctagggcttcaacatacacATTTTCGGcaaggacacaattcagtccataacaccaaATTCATACTCCCATCGGCTCCCAGAGCTTTGAATAAGTGTCTGTCTCTTGTGGGCCTCATTGTTTGACCAGCCCAGCTACCATCACACCCCTGAATGTATTCACAGTgcctcactttctctctttctcctgttcCCCAGCTTCTGCAGAACTCAaaacttttctctctttctttttttgttctttggatACCCAGATGTTTGAGTCCCTAATCAGTCTATTATTCTCAGTAGCTCCCAAATCATTGTTCTTTCCCAGAGCTACAGAATTACCTGTTGTCCCAATTAACAATTaattattgacaatagccaacaGGCAAATCCATATAGGATACAGAGGCAGGTAGCAACACCATAGCCATCCAAAGGTGTATGTGGGGGTGAGGAGAAGCCCGGGTCATGTCATGCCCTTCGTCAGTACCTGCTGCTGTCTTGGCCTTGACTGCAGTTGTGGTGGGAGAAACGAAATGCCTCTGTGGACTCCTGTGCCAGCCCCTCTGTTCCAGCCCTCGTGTAAGGAGACAATGTGATTGAGCACTGCACCAGGAGTCAGGAGACACACCCTGGTCCTGGCTAGCCCTGGGAAGAGCCTGCTAAGCGGACCCAAGCTGGTCTCCAGGGCTCTTCCTGACACAAATAGAGGGTCAGGTTGGACACAGGGAGCGTGTAGGAACACAGGAGAGAGTCCTGGAAGAGTATGTGCCTCTGGAAGGGAAGGGGCGGAGGACAGAGCTCGGAGGCCAACCCCagtaaaagggaaaatgtagagCAGGGATGGACAAGAGACTCAGAGTGACTTGGGTGGGTAGGGAAACAGCACCTCCATGCCCATAGGCAGAAGAGGGAACAAGGTAAGGGCGCGGGTCTGGCGGGGGCAAGATAAGGACTTCTTCCCTGAGGGTGTCATTTCCACTGGAAAACTGTGTGAGGTCCAGGAGATGAGACAGGAGGGAGAGGGGCCAGACGTCTAACAGGAAGAGAAAAGACTGGAGACGCCCAGCCAGCAGGACGGGAGAGAGCTTGTGAGAGCCGCCAGAGGCCGCTGGGTGCCCCGAAGGCTGGCGCGGTTGAGACTGGGCATTTCACTGGCGACTGACGGGGACCTACAGGAAGCGGCAGAAGCAGTTGTTGATTGTtgctttctctccctcagtccccGTGTCTCAGCCCGTCCTCACCCTCAGCCCTCCTGGGGCCCAGGCTGCTGAGGGAGAAGTGGTGACCCTTCACTGTAAAGTCCCGAGAGGTTCGTTCCCGATCACTTATCAGCTGTACCATGAAGGAGTACCTCTCAAGAAGGAAGAAGGCTCTGCACAGAGAGCAATGCCCTTCAGGCTCCCTCTGACCGCAGAGCGTTCTGGGCACTACTTCTGCTCAGCGGACAACGGCTTTGGCCCCCGGTGCAGTGAGGCGGTCGGCCTCTCAGTCATCGGTGAGTCAGTCCTGGATTCTGGCCGGTCGCTCATGCCTGACCCGATCCCTCTCACACTTACCTGCACCTACAGCCCAGTTTCCAATCGGCCTAATGCCCCTCTCGGCTCCATTCTCATGGACCAGCCCTCTGGGCGGGGGTGCGGGAAGGGTGTCTCAGTTCTCATCCAGACTGCCTTTCACCAAATGAATGTATTTTCTCAAATTATCTTCTT
This window harbors:
- the FCRL5 gene encoding Fc receptor-like protein 5 isoform X3; its protein translation is MLPWVSLLVLAPISGQLEATPKSVISLRPPWTVVFKGEKVTLTCNGFHLRTSQKTTWHREHHGRKELHETLGNTLEVQEPGEYRCQVQGSLLSSRVALLFSQALLILGAPFAVFEGDPVVLQCRVKREAALETLHLHKNGKPMYTSGKIPDVYIPHASLKDNGAYHCTGVKKDDSPVSSNTVKIQVQELFPQPVLKASPSWPTEGGPLTLTCQTQLAPQRSDVQLWFRFFRDGQTLGSRWSNSPEFQITAVWSRDSRSYWCQAKRVTSRAGKTSQELQINVKIPVSQPVLTLSPPGAQAAEGEVVTLHCKVPRGSFPITYQLYHEGVPLKKEEGSAQRAMPFRLPLTAERSGHYFCSADNGFGPRCSEAVGLSVIVPVSRPVLTLGAPGAQAAVGDVVELRCEAHRGSPPILYRFYHEDVALESSSAPLGRGVSINLSLTAEHSGNYSCEADNVLGAQRSEVVTFCVIVPVSRPVLTLGAPGAQAAVGDVLELRCEAQRGSPPILYRFYHEGVALESSSTPSGGGASFNLSLTADHSGNFSCEADNGLGSQRSEAVPLKVTGLTANRSGLTATGVAGGLVSLAGLAALALVSYCRLSGKAGGRPTSGPSRSSSDSNSQEPTYHNVPGWVEMQPVYSNVNPQQGEVIYSEVRGIQKKNSHAAASSAPGLQSKDSSVIYAQVKRASAPACRPQLLASSAPHR
- the FCRL5 gene encoding Fc receptor-like protein 5 isoform X4, whose protein sequence is MLPWVSLLVLAPISGQLEATPKSVISLRPPWTVVFKGEKVTLTCNGFHLRTSQKTTWHREHHGRKELHETLGNTLEVQEPGEYRCQVQGSLLSSRVALLFSQALLILGAPFAVFEGDPVVLQCRVKREAALETLHLHKNGKPMYTSGKIPDVYIPHASLKDNGAYHCTGVKKDDSPVSSNTVKIQVQELFPQPVLKASPSWPTEGGPLTLTCQTQLAPQRSDVQLWFRFFRDGQTLGSRWSNSPEFQITAVWSRDSRSYWCQAKRVTSRAGKTSQELQINVKIPVSQPVLTLSPPGAQAAEGEVVTLHCKVPRGSFPITYQLYHEGVPLKKEEGSAQRAMPFRLPLTAERSGHYFCSADNGFGPRCSEAVGLSVIVPVSRPVLTLRAPGAQAVVGDVLELRCEAQRGSPPILYRFYHEDVALGSSSAPSGGGASINLSLTAEHSGNYSCEADNALRTQRSNTVSLSVTVPVSRPVLTLGAPGAQAAVGDVLELRCEAQRGSPPILYRFYHEGVALESSSTPSGGGASFNLSLTADHSGNFSCEADNGLGSQRSEAVPLKVTGLTANRSGLTATGVAGGLVSLAGLAALALVSYCRLSGKAGGRPTSGPSRSSSDSNSQEPTYHNVPGWVEMQPVYSNVNPQQGEVIYSEVRGIQKKNSHAAASSAPGLQSKDSSVIYAQVKRASAPACRPQLLASSAPHR